One window of the Conexibacter sp. SYSU D00693 genome contains the following:
- a CDS encoding HugZ family protein produces the protein MSDTATRPFDHDAPADVFRVPQPLSPAPEARRRTAAEEARTLVAQATLGTLATLSDDGHPWGSMVAYGSLEDGSPVLCVSTLAEHGRNLLRDARASLVVTEADREGDPLDGGRVTLAGRAVRPEGERAAAARAAHVAAVPAAETYADFGDFALYVLEVDRVRWVGGFGRMDSATAEDYRAAEPDPVAASAAYAVRHLNDDHADVLLLVAQVLGGYGDAESATCVRADRYGLDLRVKTPRGGAPCRIGFAEPITAPDGLRAASVELAQRARTA, from the coding sequence ATGTCCGACACCGCGACCCGGCCGTTCGACCACGACGCGCCGGCCGACGTCTTCCGCGTCCCGCAGCCGCTCTCGCCGGCGCCCGAGGCGCGCCGTCGCACCGCCGCGGAGGAGGCCCGGACGCTCGTGGCCCAGGCGACGCTCGGCACGCTGGCGACGCTGAGCGACGACGGCCATCCGTGGGGGTCGATGGTCGCCTACGGCAGCCTCGAGGACGGCTCGCCCGTGCTCTGCGTCTCGACGCTCGCCGAGCACGGCCGCAACCTCCTGCGCGACGCGCGCGCCAGCCTCGTCGTCACCGAGGCCGACCGCGAGGGCGACCCGCTCGACGGCGGCCGCGTGACGCTCGCCGGCCGCGCCGTCCGCCCCGAGGGCGAGCGCGCCGCCGCCGCCCGCGCCGCGCACGTGGCCGCCGTCCCGGCCGCCGAGACCTACGCCGACTTCGGCGACTTCGCCCTCTACGTCCTCGAGGTCGACCGGGTGCGCTGGGTCGGCGGCTTCGGCCGCATGGACTCCGCGACGGCCGAGGACTACCGCGCGGCCGAGCCCGACCCCGTCGCAGCGAGCGCCGCCTACGCCGTGCGCCACCTCAACGACGACCACGCCGACGTCCTCCTGCTCGTCGCCCAGGTCCTCGGCGGCTACGGCGACGCGGAGTCCGCCACGTGCGTGCGCGCCGACCGCTACGGCCTCGACCTGCGCGTGAAGACGCCTCGCGGCGGCGCGCCCTGCCGCATCGGCTTCGCCGAGCCGATCACGGCGCCCGACGGCCTGCGCGCCGCGTCGGTCGAGCTCGCCCAGCGCGCCCGCACCGCCTAG
- a CDS encoding ABC transporter substrate-binding protein has protein sequence MTHIARRRRLGAVLATTTLLAGAVAPAADAAPKRIAALTPFTANTLADLGVRPVGIGMTLGGNDRISPKLRGVPRLRLSHPNGPNLEQLAQLNPQLVLSAPIWRKGEAGMRRLGMRVALSDPTSVAAVPREVQRIGSLVGRRRAADGLAARMVRDINAATRGIRRHPKVLVVLGVGKVAYAFLENSWGGDVIRYAGGRLITAGLRSSGGYARISDEAIVARNPDVIIAVPHGNPSDIGRIAREIQNRPGWRRTNAARRGKVFVSTGNSLLQAFTDVGRTIRDVRRKFLGT, from the coding sequence ATGACCCACATCGCCCGGCGCAGGCGGCTCGGCGCCGTCCTCGCCACCACGACGCTGCTCGCCGGCGCCGTCGCGCCCGCGGCCGACGCCGCGCCCAAGCGCATCGCCGCGCTCACGCCGTTCACCGCGAACACGCTCGCCGACCTCGGCGTGCGCCCGGTGGGCATCGGCATGACGCTCGGCGGCAACGACCGCATCTCGCCCAAGCTGCGCGGCGTCCCGCGCCTGCGCCTCAGCCACCCCAACGGGCCCAACCTCGAGCAGCTCGCCCAGCTCAACCCGCAGCTCGTGCTCAGCGCCCCGATCTGGCGCAAGGGCGAGGCCGGCATGCGCCGCCTCGGGATGCGGGTCGCGCTCAGCGACCCGACGTCCGTCGCCGCCGTCCCGCGCGAGGTCCAGCGCATCGGCAGCCTCGTCGGTCGCCGCCGGGCCGCCGACGGCCTCGCCGCCAGGATGGTCCGCGACATCAACGCGGCGACCCGCGGCATCCGCCGCCACCCGAAGGTCCTCGTCGTCCTCGGCGTCGGCAAGGTCGCCTACGCGTTCCTGGAGAACAGCTGGGGCGGGGACGTCATCCGCTACGCCGGCGGCCGGCTCATCACCGCCGGGCTGCGCAGCAGCGGCGGCTACGCGCGCATCTCCGACGAGGCGATCGTCGCGCGCAACCCCGACGTGATCATCGCCGTGCCCCACGGCAACCCGAGCGACATCGGGCGCATCGCGCGCGAGATCCAGAACCGCCCCGGCTGGCGGCGCACGAACGCCGCGCGCCGCGGCAAGGTCTTCGTCTCGACCGGCAACTCGCTGCTGCAGGCCTTCACGGACGTGGGCCGGACGATCCGCGACGTGCGCCGGAAGTTCCTCGGGACCTAG
- a CDS encoding MmoB/DmpM family protein — protein MSASPPGDAPPEAFDVVGITIARSVEGDAIADALCEQEGVEVLENASYHEVRAHGRLRLDFDELSDECGFPVDGSLIQVVMSTYYGRMVMTDDAVLIISDVHEAQAAHG, from the coding sequence ATGAGCGCCTCGCCGCCCGGCGACGCGCCCCCGGAGGCGTTCGACGTCGTCGGGATCACCATCGCGCGCTCCGTCGAGGGCGACGCGATCGCCGACGCCCTGTGCGAGCAGGAGGGCGTCGAGGTCCTCGAGAACGCCAGCTACCACGAGGTCCGCGCCCACGGGCGCCTGCGGCTGGACTTCGACGAGCTCAGCGACGAGTGCGGCTTCCCCGTCGACGGCTCGCTGATCCAGGTCGTGATGTCGACCTACTACGGCCGGATGGTCATGACCGACGACGCGGTCCTGATCATCTCGGACGTCCACGAGGCCCAGGCCGCGCACGGCTGA